A genomic window from Bubalus bubalis isolate 160015118507 breed Murrah chromosome X, NDDB_SH_1, whole genome shotgun sequence includes:
- the SOWAHD gene encoding ankyrin repeat domain-containing protein SOWAHD: MAEPRGAAKPAPKASFAPTKLSPRSAPQPRPSRVDAGNLSRYRGNATASREPPLLGALMPSGTGSARRRGARLELLGLQGAAPAGWLSEERLEEQSPGGPNGPGGSRLCLEPREHAWILAAAEGRFEALQELLEAEPGLLLRGDPITGYSVLHWLAKHGRHEELILVHDFAQRQGLRLDVSAPGSGGLTPLHLAALQGHEMVIKVLVGALGADPTRRDHSGHRPCHYLRPDAPWSLRELSGAEDWERASGRDRDPNNANNNSSSAAGWTLRRAPSAVGAQVVEKTARAAAAPAKGKDSVGSRVVQIQGLLRHMFPFFQDR, translated from the coding sequence ATGGCCGAGCCCCGAGGGGCCGCCAAGCCGGCCCCCAAGGCCTCCTTCGCACCGACCAAGCTGAGCCCGAGGAGCGCCCCGCAGCCCCGCCCCTCGAGAGTGGACGCCGGCAACCTGAGCAGGTACCGGGGCAACGCCACCGCCTCCAGGGAGCCCCCTTTACTTGGCGCGCTGATGCCCTCGGGAACGGGGTCGGCGCGCCGGCGGGGAGCGCGGCTGGAGCTGCTGGGGCTGCAGGGGGCGGCTCCCGCCGGGTGGTTGTCGGAGGAGCGCCTGGAGGAGCAGTCCCCTGGCGGGCCGAACGGACCGGGCGGTAGCAGGCTGTGCCTGGAGCCCCGGGAGCACGCGTGGATACTGGCGGCCGCCGAAGGCCGCTTTGAGGCGCTGCAGGAGCTGCTGGAAGCCGAGCCGGGGCTGCTGCTGCGGGGCGACCCGATCACGGGCTACTCGGTGCTGCACTGGCTGGCCAAGCACGGGCGCCACGAGGAACTCATCCTAGTGCACGACTTCGCCCAGCGCCAGGGGCTGCGGCTCGACGTGAGCGCCCCGGGTAGCGGCGGCCTCACGCCCCTCCACCTGGCGGCCCTGCAGGGCCACGAGATGGTCATCAAGGTGCTGGTGGGCGCCTTGGGGGCTGACCCCACGCGCCGCGACCACAGCGGCCACCGGCCCTGTCACTACCTGAGGCCCGACGCGCCCTGGAGCCTGCGGGAGCTGTCGGGGGCCGAGGACTGGGAGAGGGCAAGCGGCCGAGACCGGGACCCTAACAATgccaacaacaacagcagcagcgcCGCCGGGTGGACGCTGAGACGCGCCCCGAGCGCAGTGGGCGCGCAGGTCGTGGAGAAGACGGCCAGAGCGGCGGCGGCGCCAGCCAAGGGGAAAGACTCCGTGGGCAGCCGGGTGGTGCAAATTCAAGGCCTCCTCCGCCATATGTTCCCCTTCTTCCAGGACCGTTGA